Below is a window of Vibrio sp. SS-MA-C1-2 DNA.
GTTATTAACAAGCGAAAAGCCAGTAAGAGAAGTCCCAATCATATAGGTATAGTATATGATTGGGGTGAATGAGCGACACCATTACAGTTATAAAATAAAGCCTAGCAGCTTCAAATATCGAAGGGATAAAACATATTTAAAGTTTCTTTGACTATTCACCTCTCAAAATAACTGCGTATAATCAAGTTCATACCCCCTTTTGATAATAAGCCCTTTTAAAATATGCTCACTACCCCGTATAAATGGATTTCACAGTACCTTTTCGGTTTCTTTTTTGCTTATGGCGTTTATCTGCCTTTTTGGTCGATTTGGTTTGAAGGTCAGGGGGTTTCGCCTTCAGATATCGGGATTTTAATTGGTACGGGTTTTGCCACCCGTTGTCTATCAAATATGGTATTAACGCCTCGCCTTCATAAATTTGAAACGATTATTCCTGCGCTTCGATGGTTAAGTATTTTGAGCTTTATTGTCATTGGTTGTCATCTGTTTATTAGTGGCAGTTTCTGGTTAATGATGCTGGCAACGATTATTTTTGGCTTTTTATGTGGCCCAGCGATGCCATTAATGGATGCGTTAACCAATTATTATAATCGCTTAAATATTCTCGATTATGGTCGTACCCGCTTATGGGGATCAATTGCCTTTATTGTCGGTTCGACAGCAGTGGGCTTTTTGGTCAAACATTATGGTACAGATATGATTATCTATACGGCAATGGTCGGTTTTCTATTTGCTATTATTATTAGTTTTATGAAGATCTCACCAGCACCCGTATCTGCTCCTCTTGAGAATAGTGATTCCATAAAACTATCTACACTACTGAAAGAGCCTAGGACCTTACGTTTTCTTCTTTTGATTTCCTTGATACAAGGGAGCCATGCCGCTTTTTATAGCTTTAGTTCTATTCATTGGCATGCGGCGGGTCACTCGTCTGAAATCATCGGGTTTCTTTGGGGATTAGGCGTCGTTGCTGAAATATCTCTCTTTATGTATGGTAAGCACCTACTGACTCGTTTCTCAATTAATACCCTATTTACTATTGCTTCAATTGGCGTAATGGTTCGTTGGGGATTAACCGCATCAACGACTAATTTATCAGCATTGATCATTATCCAACTCCTTCATGGTGTCACATTTGCGATGGCGCATATTGCGGCAATTAAATATATTCAACTCGAGCAAGAGAGCAAAACAGTTCCGCTTCAAGCGCTTTATAATGCCATTCCATTGGGTGCATTTATGGCGGCAATGACAGCGATTAGCGGTTGGGGATATCAATTATGGGGAGCGAATATCTTTTGGTTAATGGCTGCAATGGGGTTTGCTTCTCTGTTTGTGCGTCTTAAACAGCCACAACAACAGGCGACTACAGAGTAAAGGGGTCTCCCTGTACTTCAAAGACATCAATTAAATTAACATAAAATAAAACTCAAAAGTAAGACTTCGGACATAATGAAATCGTTCAATATTTAAACAGTGCAATGATTATGTTAGACTTTGAAAATAATTATGTAGGAGCTAAAAACCATGAGAAGTGAAATGATAGGTACCAATATAGATCATAAAACTAAAATTGCATTTACCACTATTTGTGATGAAATTGGTTTAACTCCTTCTGAGGTCATTAAGCTATTTGCCCATACCGTTATTAAGCAAGGAAAAATTCCTTTTGATGTAGAGTTAAATAAACCAAATCGAGACACAATCGCTGCAATACATGAACTAACTTCAGGTAAAGGACATAAAGCAAATTCTATTGATGATTTAATGAATGGATAAAAAAAACAATTTATTTTATTGAGTTCTCTACTCAATTTAAAAAAGATTTCAAAAAGATTGTAAAGCTACCAATACAAGAAGTTCTAGAAATTGGGGGAATTATCTCGCAACTCCAAAGAGGTGATGTTTTAGATGTAAAATATGTCGACCACCCTCTTTCTGGTAATTGGAGTCAATTTCGTGACTGCCATATCAGAGCGGATTTAGTTCTTATTTATAGAATAGATAATAATACCTTACAGTTAGCTAGGATAGGTTCCCATAGTGACCTGTTTTAATTAAAAATAGTCTTCTCTTCTCAAAATAATTGGAGTTGCTAGTAGGCGACAGTGAGCGAGGTCCCATGAATGTAGGTGTACTACATGATTGGGGCGAACGAGTGTAGCCAACAACCTAGCAACTTCAAGTAAGAAGGGTATAACGATTATTACTTATGCACACAAGTACCCGCAGTTTCTGCAAGAACATCTAAGCTCTGCTCTAAAGCACCAATATAGGCACGACCGCCGAAATTAGCAAAATCACAAACCGCTTCGACTTTAGGTCCCATCGATCCTGCTGGGAATTCATGCTTACTTAACTCTTCGCTAGAAACAACACCCAACGCTTTCTGAGAAGGCTTACCCCAATCAAGATAAACCGCATCTGCATCGGTTAAAATAAGTAACTTGTCAGCATTAAGCTGTTTGGCCAGTAACGTTGCCGCTAAATCTTTATCGATAACCCCTTCAACACCTCTGAAAGTAGACCCTTCACGGCATACTGGAATACCACCACCACCACAACAGATTACCATTTGGCCCGCTGTTAATAGCGCATCAATAGAAGGCTTATCAACAATCGCCATTGGTTTAGGTGAAGCAACGACACGGCGCATATATTCGCCATCTGCTTTCATGATCCAGTGGTTTTTCTCCGCTGCAACATTGGCATCTTCTTTGTTATAAACTTGTCCAATAAACTTCGTTGGATCAAGCATGCTTGGATCTTGAGGATCCACCTCGATACGAGTCAAAATAGTTGCAACAGGCGTTGCTGGTAACAAGTTTTGCAACTCTTGAGCCAGCATATAACCGATCATGCCCTCACTTTCAGCACCGAGTACATCTAATGGATAGGGTGCAACTTTATCATAAGCTAAATTTTGTAGTGCTAATAAGCCAACTTGAGGGCCATTACCATGAACGACGGCAACATTGTAATCTTCTGAAATCTTAGCAATAGCTTGTGCAGCAATTTTGATATTTTCTAATTGGTTTTCAAAAGTCGGTGCATCACCACGACGTAACAGTGCATTACCACCTAAAGCCACAACAACGGTCTGTTTCATATCTTCATTCCTTATAATCTGTTTTAGTTTTTAATTTTTATCTGTTTGAATTAATAATAAGCTTCACAATAAAATTTTATCTTTTCTCTTCTTTTATCTTTTTATTCAAAACGTTGACGTGAGAATGCTTGACGATGCAAGAAGTCCCCTGATCCTGCTTTACCTAAGAACGTCCCATCTTGAGCAACTATCTGTCCTTTAGATAGAGTAACGGTCGGCCAACCTTGAATATCCATTCCTTCAAATGGTGTATGATCACAATTATCATGTAACTGTTGATGAGAGAGGCAATAATTAGCATTTGGATCGAAAATCACAATGTCGCCATCACTTCCTATCTCTAGACTGCCTTTTTGAGGATAGATACCAAACAGTTGAGCAGGCTTAGCACTGGTTAAAGAGACAAATTGATTTAACGTTAGTCGTCCTTTTGATACACCTTCAGAAAACAAGATTGGCATTCGAGTCTCAACCCCAGGCATTCCATTTGGGCATTGAGTAAAGTCATGATGGTTTGGCTGCTTTTGTTGTTCAAAATTGAATGAACAGTGATCGGTTGCAACGGTATCTATTTCATTATTGATTAAACCTTGCCATAACTTTTCACACTCTTCTTTGGCTCTCAAAGGAGGACTAAGAATATATTTAGTCGCATCGGGTTCTTTATATTTATCACTGTCTAATACCAAATATTGTGGGCAAGTTTCAGACCAAACGGCTTGACCTGATCTTTTCGCCAAATTGATATAATCCAAACCTAATCCGTTAGATAAATGGACAATGTAGAGTGGCGCATCATCGGCCAGTTTCGCTAAATTGATCATTCGACCAATGGCTTCAGCTTCGCACTCTAATGGACGACTAATCGGATGATATTCAGGTGTGGTTTTCCCTTCTGCTACTAATTGTGCTTTTCTTGCATTAATTGCCGCATCATTTTCAGGGTGTACTGTCGTTAATGCACCGACTTTATTCAACTGTTCTAACGCTTGATAGGTTTCGCTATCATTCAATTTATAACCGTAAGTCAAATACAACTTGAAGC
It encodes the following:
- a CDS encoding type II toxin-antitoxin system RelB/DinJ family antitoxin, with product MRSEMIGTNIDHKTKIAFTTICDEIGLTPSEVIKLFAHTVIKQGKIPFDVELNKPNRDTIAAIHELTSGKGHKANSIDDLMNG
- a CDS encoding type II toxin-antitoxin system YafQ family toxin gives rise to the protein MYFIEFSTQFKKDFKKIVKLPIQEVLEIGGIISQLQRGDVLDVKYVDHPLSGNWSQFRDCHIRADLVLIYRIDNNTLQLARIGSHSDLF
- the arcC gene encoding carbamate kinase, whose protein sequence is MKQTVVVALGGNALLRRGDAPTFENQLENIKIAAQAIAKISEDYNVAVVHGNGPQVGLLALQNLAYDKVAPYPLDVLGAESEGMIGYMLAQELQNLLPATPVATILTRIEVDPQDPSMLDPTKFIGQVYNKEDANVAAEKNHWIMKADGEYMRRVVASPKPMAIVDKPSIDALLTAGQMVICCGGGGIPVCREGSTFRGVEGVIDKDLAATLLAKQLNADKLLILTDADAVYLDWGKPSQKALGVVSSEELSKHEFPAGSMGPKVEAVCDFANFGGRAYIGALEQSLDVLAETAGTCVHK
- a CDS encoding 3-phenylpropionate MFS transporter, which codes for MLTTPYKWISQYLFGFFFAYGVYLPFWSIWFEGQGVSPSDIGILIGTGFATRCLSNMVLTPRLHKFETIIPALRWLSILSFIVIGCHLFISGSFWLMMLATIIFGFLCGPAMPLMDALTNYYNRLNILDYGRTRLWGSIAFIVGSTAVGFLVKHYGTDMIIYTAMVGFLFAIIISFMKISPAPVSAPLENSDSIKLSTLLKEPRTLRFLLLISLIQGSHAAFYSFSSIHWHAAGHSSEIIGFLWGLGVVAEISLFMYGKHLLTRFSINTLFTIASIGVMVRWGLTASTTNLSALIIIQLLHGVTFAMAHIAAIKYIQLEQESKTVPLQALYNAIPLGAFMAAMTAISGWGYQLWGANIFWLMAAMGFASLFVRLKQPQQQATTE
- the hydA gene encoding dihydropyrimidinase — encoded protein: MSATNHNQITIIKNGILVDSQQQSQQDLVIINGKIAETVTQIQLNQYPEATVIDAQGCYVMPGGIDVHTHFNIDVGIAQSCDDFFTGTRSAACGGTTTIIDHMGFGPRGCSLHHQLAVYKEHAKERAVIDYSFHGVIQHIDQEILDEMEQMVSNEGISSFKLYLTYGYKLNDSETYQALEQLNKVGALTTVHPENDAAINARKAQLVAEGKTTPEYHPISRPLECEAEAIGRMINLAKLADDAPLYIVHLSNGLGLDYINLAKRSGQAVWSETCPQYLVLDSDKYKEPDATKYILSPPLRAKEECEKLWQGLINNEIDTVATDHCSFNFEQQKQPNHHDFTQCPNGMPGVETRMPILFSEGVSKGRLTLNQFVSLTSAKPAQLFGIYPQKGSLEIGSDGDIVIFDPNANYCLSHQQLHDNCDHTPFEGMDIQGWPTVTLSKGQIVAQDGTFLGKAGSGDFLHRQAFSRQRFE